Proteins from a single region of Pseudopedobacter saltans DSM 12145:
- a CDS encoding response regulator, whose product MKNKILIIEDNLDIREGTAEILELAGYEVLTAPNGKAGVEMAQNNLPDLIICDIMMPELDGYGVLYLLGKNPDTASIPFIFLTAKAERIDLRKGMEMGADDYLTKPFDDIELLNAIESRLKKRKQQKDFYSKGLQSLEDFAKKNNQQKELTELISHKKIRNIKKGQVIYYDGDNSQGVYLVLSGSVKIVKLSKDGRELLIDIHHADEYFGIYDALIGRSHSETAEALENSSICLLDKDQVNEMINKHPMIAMQFIHLLAETLKEKDEQLVQLAYHSVRKRLAETLLRINDIHQQSNVFKISRDDLAGMAGMATETVSRTLSDFKEEKLIEKKGSEINLLNIEKLKNLKN is encoded by the coding sequence ATGAAGAATAAAATACTTATCATAGAAGATAATCTGGATATCAGAGAAGGCACAGCAGAAATACTGGAACTTGCCGGTTATGAAGTATTGACAGCTCCAAACGGAAAAGCAGGGGTTGAAATGGCACAAAATAATCTTCCGGATTTAATTATCTGCGATATTATGATGCCTGAATTGGATGGTTATGGTGTTTTATACCTTTTAGGAAAAAATCCGGACACAGCATCTATTCCATTTATATTCCTGACAGCTAAGGCTGAAAGGATTGACCTTAGAAAAGGTATGGAAATGGGTGCTGATGACTATTTAACAAAGCCGTTTGATGATATCGAACTATTAAATGCCATTGAAAGCCGATTAAAGAAAAGAAAACAGCAAAAAGACTTCTATTCAAAAGGGTTACAATCTTTAGAAGATTTTGCTAAAAAGAATAACCAGCAAAAAGAACTGACAGAGTTAATTTCGCATAAAAAAATAAGGAACATTAAGAAAGGCCAGGTTATTTATTATGATGGAGACAACTCTCAGGGTGTATACCTTGTGCTGAGTGGCAGTGTTAAAATAGTAAAATTAAGTAAAGATGGCAGGGAACTTTTAATAGATATTCACCATGCGGATGAATACTTTGGAATTTATGACGCTTTGATTGGCCGATCGCATTCAGAAACTGCCGAAGCACTTGAGAACAGTTCTATTTGCTTGTTAGATAAGGACCAGGTTAATGAAATGATCAATAAGCATCCCATGATAGCCATGCAGTTCATTCATCTTTTAGCGGAAACATTGAAGGAAAAAGACGAGCAACTGGTGCAATTGGCTTATCATTCTGTAAGAAAGAGATTGGCCGAAACGCTTTTGCGGATAAACGATATCCATCAGCAAAGTAATGTATTTAAAATATCCAGAGATGATCTGGCAGGGATGGCCGGCATGGCAACAGAAACAGTAAGCCGCACTTTAAGTGATTTTAAAGAAGAGAAGCTTATAGAAAAGAAAGGTTCAGAAATCAACCTCCTAAACATAGAAAAACTGAAAAATCTAAAAAATTAA
- a CDS encoding PAS domain-containing sensor histidine kinase — protein MDQISLLNAIIDTAIDGIITIDSNGIVESINPSACSLFRYTPSEVIGNNISMLMPEPDRSRHDGYLHRYQKTGEPHIIGIGREVKGLRKDGSLFPFRLAVSEVQFHGRIIYTGFIHDLSREKDAEQQLKKYTNRLEHLVEERTLTLQSLIKQLQHAKEEVSNSLEKEKELNQLKSRFVSMASHEFRTPLSAIQLSASLIEKYNSQYGNDSISKHVSKIKSNVGNLTNILNDFLSLERLEAGKIETQISTFDIVKFAEEITEEMQMVAKQNQNIIYQHTGTKSKITTDLNLLKNCIVNLIGNAIKYSGENTFIEFNTEMLNKKCIIMIKDNGIGIPATEQKHLFEAFFRAHNTGSIPGTGLGLNIVDRYVQLMNGTISFESAENKGTTFTITLNHHEE, from the coding sequence ATGGATCAGATTTCTTTACTTAACGCAATCATCGACACCGCAATAGATGGAATTATCACTATAGACTCCAACGGAATTGTCGAATCGATTAATCCTTCGGCTTGCAGTTTATTCAGATATACACCCTCTGAAGTAATAGGCAATAATATCAGCATGCTAATGCCTGAACCTGACCGGTCCAGACATGACGGCTATCTTCATCGTTATCAAAAGACTGGAGAGCCACATATTATCGGAATAGGCCGTGAAGTAAAAGGGCTTAGAAAAGATGGCTCTCTCTTCCCTTTCCGGCTTGCTGTGAGTGAGGTTCAATTTCATGGAAGGATAATTTATACAGGCTTTATTCATGACCTAAGCAGAGAAAAAGACGCTGAACAACAGCTAAAAAAATATACCAACAGATTAGAGCATTTGGTTGAAGAAAGAACTTTAACGCTTCAGTCTTTAATTAAACAGTTACAACACGCTAAAGAAGAAGTTAGCAATTCACTGGAAAAAGAAAAAGAGCTTAATCAGTTAAAAAGCAGGTTTGTTTCGATGGCTTCGCATGAGTTCAGAACTCCTTTAAGTGCGATACAACTGTCTGCTTCTTTAATCGAGAAATACAACTCCCAATATGGAAATGACAGTATTAGCAAACATGTTAGCAAGATTAAATCTAACGTTGGAAATTTAACAAATATTTTAAACGATTTCCTTTCGCTGGAAAGGCTGGAGGCCGGAAAAATTGAGACTCAAATAAGTACTTTCGATATTGTAAAATTTGCTGAAGAAATTACTGAAGAAATGCAAATGGTTGCAAAACAGAACCAAAATATCATTTATCAGCATACGGGTACAAAAAGCAAAATCACGACAGATCTCAACCTTCTTAAAAACTGTATCGTCAATTTAATCGGAAATGCGATAAAATACTCTGGAGAAAATACTTTTATCGAATTTAATACCGAAATGCTTAATAAAAAATGTATTATTATGATAAAGGACAATGGAATAGGTATTCCTGCAACGGAGCAGAAACATTTGTTTGAAGCTTTTTTTAGAGCGCACAATACTGGTAGCATTCCCGGTACGGGCTTAGGTCTGAATATTGTTGACAGATATGTACAATTGATGAATGGCACAATCTCTTTTGAAAGTGCAGAAAATAAAGGAACAACATTTACTATCACGCTAAACCACCATGAAGAATAA
- a CDS encoding alpha-ketoglutarate-dependent dioxygenase AlkB family protein: MNLFEETSSEKNLLPYDGEVYYYGKIMGNQQANLYLKTLLETIDWKHDEAIIFGKHITTKRMVAWYGDEPYEYMYSKITKKALPWTAPLLELKRLTESETGETFNSCLLNLYHNGDEGMSWHSDAERDLKKDGAIASLSFGAERKFSFKHKQTKETISTFLENGSLLLMKGTTQSNWLHRLPPTKKVVTPRVNLTFRTIV, translated from the coding sequence ATGAATTTATTTGAAGAAACTTCATCTGAAAAAAATCTTTTGCCTTATGATGGTGAGGTCTACTATTACGGAAAAATAATGGGGAACCAACAGGCAAATCTATACTTAAAAACACTTTTAGAAACGATTGACTGGAAACACGATGAGGCCATTATTTTTGGTAAACACATTACTACCAAACGCATGGTTGCCTGGTATGGTGATGAACCTTATGAATACATGTATTCGAAAATTACCAAAAAAGCTTTACCCTGGACAGCCCCTCTCCTTGAATTGAAACGTCTAACGGAATCAGAAACAGGAGAAACATTTAACTCCTGCCTGCTTAATCTTTATCACAATGGAGATGAGGGCATGAGCTGGCACAGCGATGCTGAAAGAGATTTAAAAAAAGATGGTGCCATTGCTTCTTTAAGCTTTGGAGCGGAGAGAAAATTTTCTTTCAAACATAAACAGACGAAAGAGACAATATCCACATTCTTAGAAAACGGCAGTCTTTTACTTATGAAAGGCACCACACAAAGCAACTGGCTCCATCGGCTTCCCCCAACAAAAAAAGTAGTGACTCCGAGAGTTAACCTTACTTTCAGGACAATTGTATAA
- a CDS encoding methylated-DNA--[protein]-cysteine S-methyltransferase — MKIKETQNILNYNRIAKAIEFIKANFKQQPSLEDIASHINLSPFHFQRLFKEWAGTSPKKFLQYINIQYAKQLLGGQKNISLFDTAFETGLSGTGRLHDLFVNIEGMTPAEYKNGGENLNINYSFEESPFGNLIIASTLKGVCYMAFYTDEEEAFTALKNKFPAAGYQKKTDQFQENALAIFKNDWTDLQEIKLHLKGTDFQLKVWETLLQVPNGSLTTYNQIAKKIGNANASRAVGTAIGSNPIAFVIPCHRVIQTSGIIGGYMWGNTRKTAIIGWEASKKYGDHEFI, encoded by the coding sequence ATGAAAATAAAGGAAACGCAAAATATATTGAATTATAACAGAATTGCAAAAGCAATTGAATTTATAAAGGCGAACTTTAAACAACAGCCAAGTCTTGAGGATATTGCTTCACATATAAATTTAAGTCCGTTTCATTTTCAACGACTTTTTAAAGAATGGGCCGGAACCAGCCCTAAAAAGTTTTTGCAATACATTAATATTCAATACGCCAAACAGTTATTAGGTGGGCAAAAGAATATAAGTCTGTTCGATACGGCCTTTGAAACCGGGCTTTCCGGTACTGGGAGGCTTCATGATCTATTTGTGAATATTGAAGGTATGACACCTGCTGAATATAAAAATGGTGGAGAAAATCTAAATATTAACTATTCTTTTGAAGAGAGTCCTTTTGGTAATCTGATTATCGCTTCTACTTTAAAAGGGGTGTGCTACATGGCTTTTTATACAGATGAGGAAGAGGCTTTTACGGCTCTGAAAAACAAATTTCCCGCAGCGGGATATCAGAAGAAAACTGATCAGTTTCAGGAAAATGCGTTGGCTATATTCAAAAATGACTGGACTGATTTACAAGAAATTAAGCTGCATTTAAAGGGAACCGATTTTCAGCTGAAGGTATGGGAAACATTGTTACAGGTTCCGAATGGCAGCTTAACTACCTACAACCAAATTGCAAAGAAAATTGGAAATGCAAATGCATCCCGGGCGGTAGGGACCGCGATAGGTTCAAACCCCATTGCTTTTGTTATTCCTTGTCACCGCGTTATACAAACATCAGGAATAATAGGTGGATATATGTGGGGCAATACCAGAAAAACTGCTATAATAGGCTGGGAAGCTTCTAAAAAATATGGAGATCATGAATTTATTTGA
- a CDS encoding YegP family protein encodes MGKFVISKRKNGEFQFNLKASNGQVILVSEGYTTKSNCENGIESVRTNSQTDSRFERKTSTNGKFYFNLKASNGQIIGSSEMYESEASRENGIKSVATNAKDAEIDDQSA; translated from the coding sequence ATGGGTAAATTTGTAATTTCGAAAAGGAAAAACGGAGAGTTCCAATTCAATTTAAAAGCAAGCAATGGACAAGTAATTCTCGTTAGCGAAGGATATACTACCAAATCAAATTGTGAGAATGGAATAGAATCTGTAAGGACGAATTCTCAAACAGATTCCAGATTTGAAAGAAAAACATCTACAAATGGGAAATTTTATTTTAATCTAAAAGCTAGTAACGGACAAATTATCGGCAGTAGCGAAATGTACGAAAGTGAAGCTTCCAGAGAAAATGGAATTAAATCTGTAGCTACAAATGCTAAAGACGCGGAGATAGACGATCAATCGGCTTAA
- the nhaA gene encoding Na+/H+ antiporter NhaA: MSKLINLSAFRNFFKSQSAGGIILICCVILSLAIANSPLGKPFENLLETEIGYHSDNLHLKYPILLWINDGLMAIFFLLVGLEIKRELVEGELSSVKKALLPIFAAIGGMLIPAGIYTIFNSQTDASHGWGIPMATDIAFAIAILSVLGNRVPLALKVFLTALAIVDDLGAIIVVAVFYTSELHTHYLPYIAGLILVLGILNYFNVKKVYLYLIPGAFLWYFVHSFGVHATIAGVVTAFFLPTTPDATESPLEKLEHLLSKPVNFLIMPLFAFANTNIKFEPIMLEGVFEGLSLGIILGLFLGKPIGITLLSYIAVKLNICSLPNGTSWKQIYALGILGGIGFTMSIFIALLSFKNPEYQTQAKFSILIASCISGLVGFLVLKNLSTDKTKTS; this comes from the coding sequence ATGTCCAAATTAATCAATCTGTCAGCTTTCCGGAATTTTTTCAAGTCTCAATCTGCGGGCGGAATTATACTTATTTGTTGTGTTATTTTATCATTAGCCATTGCCAATTCTCCGCTGGGAAAACCTTTTGAAAATCTGTTGGAAACAGAAATCGGCTACCATTCTGATAATCTGCATTTAAAGTATCCGATATTACTTTGGATAAATGATGGTTTAATGGCTATTTTCTTTCTGTTGGTTGGACTGGAAATAAAACGGGAATTGGTGGAAGGAGAATTATCCTCTGTTAAGAAGGCTCTTTTACCCATTTTTGCTGCAATAGGCGGAATGCTGATTCCGGCTGGTATATACACAATTTTTAATAGCCAGACCGATGCTTCACACGGCTGGGGTATTCCAATGGCTACTGATATTGCTTTTGCTATCGCAATTCTTTCAGTCTTGGGAAACCGCGTTCCTTTGGCTCTTAAAGTTTTCCTGACGGCTTTAGCTATTGTAGATGATCTAGGCGCTATAATTGTAGTTGCTGTGTTTTACACCTCCGAGTTACATACCCATTACCTTCCTTATATAGCTGGATTAATACTTGTTCTGGGTATTTTAAATTATTTTAATGTAAAAAAGGTCTATCTGTATCTGATTCCGGGAGCTTTTCTTTGGTACTTTGTTCATTCCTTTGGGGTACATGCGACAATTGCCGGAGTTGTAACGGCTTTTTTCTTACCTACTACTCCCGATGCTACAGAGTCTCCTTTGGAAAAACTGGAACATCTCTTATCTAAACCGGTAAATTTTCTTATAATGCCTTTGTTTGCTTTCGCAAATACCAACATTAAGTTTGAGCCTATCATGCTGGAAGGCGTATTTGAAGGACTTAGCTTAGGAATTATTTTAGGATTGTTTCTGGGGAAACCAATTGGGATTACCCTATTATCTTACATTGCTGTAAAACTAAATATCTGTTCTCTGCCTAATGGAACCTCATGGAAACAGATTTATGCATTGGGTATTTTGGGTGGAATTGGCTTTACGATGTCTATTTTCATTGCTTTGTTATCATTTAAAAATCCCGAATATCAGACGCAAGCCAAATTTTCTATTTTGATTGCCTCCTGTATATCAGGTTTGGTAGGTTTTCTGGTTCTTAAAAATTTATCAACTGATAAGACTAAAACAAGTTAA
- a CDS encoding L-threonylcarbamoyladenylate synthase: MLLRIYEENPNEKQVQQVVDILKKGGIIIYPTDTIYGMGCDITNQKAIEKIAQLKGIKPEKANFSFVCHDLSHISQYVKPLDNSTFRLLKKALPGAFTFIFEANSNVPKLLASKKKTVGIRVPDNNIAREIVRMLGNPILSTSIRDDDEIIEYSTDPELIYEKYKDLVDVVVDGGYGNNVASTVVDCTEGDFEIVRQGLGNLEEYL, encoded by the coding sequence ATGCTATTGCGTATTTACGAGGAAAATCCGAATGAAAAACAAGTCCAGCAAGTTGTTGATATTTTAAAAAAAGGAGGAATTATCATCTATCCTACTGATACCATTTACGGTATGGGCTGTGATATCACGAATCAAAAGGCCATTGAAAAAATAGCTCAACTAAAGGGGATAAAACCTGAAAAAGCAAATTTTTCTTTTGTTTGTCACGACCTTAGCCATATATCCCAATATGTAAAACCTTTAGATAATTCTACCTTCAGATTGTTGAAGAAAGCGCTACCGGGAGCATTTACTTTTATATTCGAGGCAAACAGTAATGTTCCTAAATTGCTTGCCAGCAAAAAGAAAACCGTTGGTATCAGGGTTCCGGATAATAATATCGCTAGAGAAATAGTACGTATGCTGGGAAATCCGATCCTTTCAACTTCTATCAGAGATGATGACGAAATTATCGAATATTCAACTGATCCTGAATTGATTTACGAGAAATACAAAGATCTGGTAGATGTGGTTGTTGATGGTGGTTATGGTAACAATGTTGCTTCTACCGTTGTTGATTGCACAGAAGGAGATTTTGAAATTGTAAGACAGGGCCTCGGAAATTTAGAAGAATACCTTTAA
- the asnS gene encoding asparagine--tRNA ligase: MIKRNKVRDLLKSTEFGKEVIVMGWVKTFRNNQFIALNDGSTLSNLQVVVDFENTSGDILKKITTGAAVKAIGTLVESVGKGQTVEVKANTVEILGESDAEKYPLQPKKHSLEFLREKAHLRFRTTTFNAVFKVRHALAFAIHKFFNERGFTYLHTPIITASDAEGAGEMFRVTTLELGNPPRDEQGNINFKEDFFGRSTNLTVSGQLEGELGAMALGEIYTFGPTFRAENSNTTRHLAEFWMIEPEVAFADLEDNMDLAEDMLKYVIKYALDNCAEEIEFLNTRLLDEEKNKAQKDRSELSLIEKLNFCLDNDFERITYTEAIEILKRSKPNQKKQFNYLIDEWGADLQSEHERYLVEKHFKKPVILTNYPAEIKSFYMRQDDNCAEGKQTVSAMDILFPGIGEIVGGSQREERLERLEARMDEIGIPKDELYWYLDTRRFGTAPHAGFGLGFERLVVFVTGMTNIRDVIPFPRYPKNAEF; this comes from the coding sequence ATGATTAAAAGAAACAAAGTTAGAGACTTACTAAAGTCAACAGAATTTGGGAAAGAGGTAATTGTTATGGGATGGGTAAAAACCTTCAGAAATAATCAGTTCATTGCATTAAATGACGGTTCGACATTATCCAATCTTCAAGTTGTTGTTGACTTCGAAAATACATCGGGTGATATTCTAAAAAAAATAACTACAGGTGCTGCTGTTAAAGCTATTGGTACTTTGGTAGAATCTGTAGGTAAGGGCCAAACTGTTGAGGTAAAAGCAAATACTGTAGAGATTTTAGGTGAGAGTGATGCGGAAAAATATCCTTTACAACCTAAAAAACACAGTCTGGAATTCTTACGTGAAAAAGCACACTTACGTTTTAGAACAACAACTTTCAATGCTGTTTTCAAAGTTAGACATGCGCTGGCTTTTGCTATACATAAATTTTTTAACGAAAGAGGTTTTACCTATTTACATACGCCTATTATTACAGCATCTGATGCAGAAGGTGCAGGAGAAATGTTTAGAGTAACAACGCTTGAGCTTGGAAATCCACCAAGAGATGAGCAGGGAAACATCAATTTTAAAGAGGACTTCTTTGGAAGATCAACTAACTTAACTGTTTCCGGACAGCTTGAAGGTGAGCTTGGCGCAATGGCCTTAGGTGAAATATATACTTTCGGACCAACTTTCAGAGCTGAAAATTCTAACACGACGAGACATCTTGCTGAGTTTTGGATGATTGAACCTGAGGTTGCTTTTGCTGATCTGGAAGACAATATGGATTTAGCGGAAGATATGCTGAAGTATGTTATTAAATATGCTCTTGATAATTGCGCTGAAGAGATTGAATTCCTAAACACCAGGCTACTGGACGAAGAAAAGAACAAAGCTCAGAAAGATAGAAGCGAACTTTCTTTAATTGAAAAGCTTAATTTCTGTTTAGATAACGACTTCGAAAGAATAACTTATACAGAAGCTATAGAAATCTTAAAGAGATCTAAACCTAATCAGAAAAAACAGTTTAATTACCTGATTGATGAGTGGGGTGCTGATTTACAAAGTGAGCATGAGCGTTATCTGGTTGAAAAACACTTTAAGAAACCCGTTATCCTGACTAACTATCCGGCGGAGATTAAATCGTTCTACATGAGACAAGATGATAATTGTGCCGAAGGCAAACAAACAGTTTCTGCTATGGATATACTCTTCCCGGGAATTGGAGAAATTGTTGGAGGTTCGCAACGTGAAGAGAGACTGGAAAGACTGGAAGCCCGAATGGATGAAATAGGTATTCCAAAAGACGAACTTTACTGGTACTTGGATACACGCAGATTTGGTACAGCTCCGCATGCGGGATTTGGACTAGGCTTCGAAAGACTGGTAGTTTTTGTTACCGGGATGACTAACATCAGAGATGTTATTCCTTTCCCAAGATATCCTAAGAACGCTGAGTTCTAA